The Clostridia bacterium DNA segment TCGTGACATGCCCTTAAAAGAATTTGCCCAATACTTCGACCGAGATCCGGTCCGATACCTTCGCCGAATCAGCCGCTCACTGCGTTATCGGTGGCCTCTGTCTGTGCTGTGCCGTCCGGCGTCTTCACGTTTGCAGCACGACTCCGTGGAGGGTTATCAATGAAAGACGGCAGGCAGATCCAAGTGTTCGTGCTGATTGACGCCCTGGGGTGGACTTACCTGAAAGATCGCGACTTCCTTCAGGATGTACTGCCATACCGCACGCCGCTGCGCACGGTGCTCGGCTTCAGTTCGGGAGCGATCCCTACGATCCTCACGGGAGTGCCGCCGGCCGAGAACGGGCATTGGAACCTTTTCTATTATGACCCCAACGGATCGCCATTCTGGTGGCTGAAGTACTTCAGCTTTTTGCCGGATGCCATCCTGGATCATCGCGTCCCTCGCAAGATTCTGAAAGAGCTAGGTCGGCGCGTGCTTGGACTTGGCAAGAGCTTCGAGGTTTGCGTCAATCCGCATCTGCTCCGCTGGTTTAACTGGGTTGAGAAGAAGAACATTTACGCCCAAGGCGGCATCACCGGCGCGCCCTCCATCTTCGACCAACTTGCGGCGAAGGACATTCCTCATCGCATTTACAGCTATCACGACTTGCGGGACGAACAGATATTCCAAACTGCGAAGCGAGACCTCGTTACGGGCGCAGCCGATTTCTATTTCGTTTATCTCTGCGAGATGGACGAATTCCTGCATCACCACTGCGAACACCCGGATCAACTCGAGGAACGCCTGGCGTGGTACGACGCGCAACTGCGCGAACTTTTCGCCGTCGCTCGTAGTCTAGACCCCGATGCTACGCTGGCAGTCTTCTCCGACCATGGCATGACGCCGGTTCGCGAACACTACGATTTGATTCGCGACATCAATGCTCTCGGCCTTCAGATGCCGAAGGACTATCTCGCCGTTTACGACTCAACCATGGCGCGTTTCTGGTTCTTCAACGACCGCGCACGAGAAGCGGTGACTGGCTTACTGGACAAGACGGCGTGCGGCCGCATCGTCTCCGATCGTGAACAGCAGCAACTGGGCATCTTCTTCCCTGATCGTCGTTTCGGCGAATCCATCTTTCTCATGAATCCCGGGATGATGCTGGCGCACAGCGACTTCAACGGTCCCCGCTGGATGCCGACCGGCATGCATGGCTATCACCCCGACGACGCTTATTCGGATGCGAGCTTCCTCAGCAATCGGCAGCCATCCTTCCCTATGTCGACGATTGCCGATATCTATCCGCTGATGCGTACGGCGCTTGAGGAATAACCATGAGCCAGCGCATCTCGGTTCTCCAGTACACAAACACAATTGTTCGCGGCGGAGTGGAAGAGCACATCCTGGTGCTCCTCCGTGGATTGAACAGGGACATGTTCAAGCTCTCATTCGCGTGTCCGCCCGAACTGGCGTCGCAGATGCGAGCGGACGTTCCTCGCGATGTCGATTTCATAGAGATTCCGATATTCCGATTCTGGCGTCTCGGCGAAGCTCGCCAATTCGCAACGCTCCTACGCAGCCGAGGAGTGCAGTTGTTGCACTCGCATATGTTTCAGAGCAGCCGCATGGCTTCGCCCATCGCTTCGTTCGCCGGGGTCCCAGCCATTATCGAAACGCCGCACGTCCGCGAGAGCTGGCGCAACCGCTGGCCGAGATCGAGCTATCTGCCGGACCGGATGCTGGCGCGTTGCGTCGATCGCTTTATTGCCATCTCCTACGCCAACGCGAAATACCTGGTCGCGGAAAAAGGTCTGCCCGGAGACAAAATCCGGGTCGTACAGAACAGTTGTGACCTCAAGCGATTCTCTGCGCCTCTTGCGGCGAATCCGCAGCTAAGGCACAGCGTCGGAGCCAGTGAATCCGATCCTTTGGTCCTTGTCGTCGCCCGTTTGGAACCGCAAAAAGGTCATCGCGTTTTACTCGAGTCGCTGCCGCAGGTCGTGCGCGAATGGCCGTCCCTGAAAGTGGTTTGCATCGGCGATGGCATCCTGCGACAGGAACTACTGCAACGTGCGGATGCGCTCGGCGTGACAAAGAACATCTCCTTCCTCGGCTTCCAGGCGAATGTTCCCGAATGGCTCGCGACCGCTGATTTCTGCGTGTTGCCTTCCTTTTACGAAGGATTGCCACTCGTAGCGCTGGAGTGCCTCGCCGCCGGGCGCGCAATGTTGGCCACCGCCGTGGATGGCACGCCGGAGGTGATTCAACACGAAGTAACCGGCTTGCTCGTCCCCCCTGGAGATTCAGCCGCGCTGGCGCGACAGATGTTGCGGCTAATTGCAGACCCCGAACTTCGTAAACGGTTGGGCGCAACGGGCCGGCAATTTGTGTTTCGGCAGTTCCGGGAAGAGCGACAGATCAAAGAGACCGAGCAGGTTTATTACGAGCTCTGCAAAGCGAAATTGCCTCAGAGCCTCTGTCCTGCCCCCCCGGCCGAGTTCTCGGAACCGAGCCGCGATGAGGCCACATCAATCGCATGACGAGCCAATCCATTCCGAATGCTACCGACACGGCCACCCCGCAGTCGCTCAGTGCCATGGTAGGCGCGATTGCCGCGACCTGTTGCCGGGAACGTCTGCGGGGCCTCCGCTCCGTTCTGATGATTGGAAGCATGGGACGCGGCGAAGCCACTTGGGAGCGCATGAGCCACGGATGGCGCGTACTGGGTGACGCCGAGTTCGTCGCCGTGACCGACAAGTCCCGACATAGACCAGGCGAAATTTCCAAATTGTGCTCCGCCATTTCGACCGCGCTCGAGGGCGTTGGCATCGCCTGCGTGGTGGACGTCAGCGTAGTAGACACAAATTGGTTACGGCGGCTTCCGAAAACAATCTTCACCTTGGAAATCCGCAATGCCAGCAGCGTCGTTTATGGCAGCACGATAGTGCTTCATGAGATAACTCGGTTCAGGGCGTCTGAGATTGACCATGAGGACGCATGGAGGCTGCTGTGCAACCGACTGGTTGAGTGGCTTGAACCTCCGGTAAACAGCGATCAGCGCAGCTATCGTGCCGTCAAACTCGTCCTCGACTGCGCAACCTCACTGCTGCTCCTGCATGGAGGCTATGAGCCCACCTACGCTGCGCGAGCGCCACAATTAAAGTTTCTAGCCGAAAACGACTCTCGCGAGTGGCCTCTGCCGAAGGACGTCTTTATTGACCTGGTCACACGCTGCACAGACTTCAAACTTGGGCGCGGTGCAAAACCCGGCAGCGCCGAACTAAGTAATGCCCCGAGCTTTGCATGTGCCATCGCTCGGCAGGCCGAACGAACCATGAGTCGCGACACCCGCTTCGCTCCAAGACTGCGCGGCTGGGCTTTTGTAGCGCGAGCATCCGGAGGCTTGCGTAGCTGGCGGCATTGGCTCAGGTGGGGGCGAATGTTCGTATCCGGCACTCCGCGAGTGCTGGTGTACTCGGCTGCGATGGATCTAATTGCCGCCATGAACGATGGCCGGTGCGACGAAGCAGAAATGCGGTTGATTGCGAAGAAACTGCCGGTGCGGAGTACAAACGCGCTAAGCATTGAAAACCTCTCGCACGATATCGCGTGGAATTACCACAACTTCATCGAAAAGACGCGGGCATAGTTCATGAACACGAGTGACAACAACAGAAGGTCCGCTACGACGCAACCGCTCGTGAGCGTCATTATCCTTAATTACAAACGGCTGGACGCGCTCGCGCAGTGCCTCGACACAGCCGTCGCGCAGGACTACCCAAATTACGAAATCATCGTCGTCGATAATCACTCGGAAGAAGACGTGCGCTCTCTTGTTGAAGCCAAGGGGCGCAACATCCGTCTCGTAGAACTTCCGCAGAACCTCGGAACATGCGGCGGTCGGAATGCCGGCATCAACGTCGCCCGGGGCGAGATCATCGTCACCATCGACAATGATGTCAACTTCATCACGCCGCACGAATTGACGAATATCGTGCGGGTTTTCGCAGACCATCCAGAATTCCACGTGCTGACATTTCGCATTTGCGACATGCAGGGCCGACTGAGGCTGCGCGAATGGTGCCATCCCAGATACTGGAAAGACTTCTCGGAAAAGGAATTCGAAACCACGTTCCTTCCAGAGGGTGCCTCGGCTTATCGCCGGGAGGTATTCGAGCGCGCGGGCCTCTACTTCCAGCCGTTCTTCATCGGCCACGAGGGCGGAGACCTGGCACTGCGAATCATGGACCACGGCCTTCGCATTCTCTACGCGCCGTCCGTTCGCGTAGGACATCTCGCGTCGGAAGAAACTCGCAGTTCCAGCCGGACGATCCACCTTTACACGCGCAACTACATCTGGCTCGCGTACAAGGACTACCCGCTCCTCAGTGCCCTGCGGTTTGTTCTGCCAAAGCTTGCCATGATGCTCTACCACGCATTTCGTGCTTCGCACCTGCCGGAGTACTTTCGCGGAATATGGGACGGGCTTACCGGCTTGGCGGACATTCACGGCGACCGCACGCCCATCAGCAAGGCGACTTTACGGTACGTCAACGGCCTGGAGAAAACACGGCCGAGCTTGCGCGTCCGGCTTGAGCGGCATCGCGCGCAACCACAGATTTGAACTGGTGACCTGAATGCTTTTGTTCTACCTCCTTATTTTGCTGATGGCCGTCGTGAGGCATCCGTGGCTCTCGCCGCTGCTCGGCGAAGACACGATGTTTAAGTATCTGGGAGCAGTCTGCGCCGTTTATGCCGGGATTTACGTCTTCCGGCGGCGTACGGTCCCTCCCATTTTCCGCACCTGGCAAATGCGGATATTTCTTGTTCTGTATGCCTGTGCTCTCGACTCTTACTTCACGCTCGGACTGACGCACTATCCGGCTCTAAGCTACTCCTCCATGGCGGTTCTGCTGCTGGTCACGATGACCATTGTCGATACCGAATCGCGATTGCGCGGAACCCTGATCGCAGTGGTCGCGTCCTTAGCGTTTGCGTCGCTCTACGTCATAAGGGAGTGGCAGGTCTATCACACCATGTACGAGGGTATGCGAGCCGCCGGAATCACAGGAGATTCGAACTACTTTTCGGCGTCGGCCCTGGTTTCAATTGCAGTCGCCTACTACCTGACGTCCAGGCAGGAGAGCAAGTTCGTACGGCTATTCGCCTTCGGGTCTCTCATCATTATCATGGTCGCAATCATGCTGGCAGCGTCTCGTGGTGGCTTGATCGGCCTAGCTGTCGCGGCAGCGCTCATCGCCGTCCGCTCACGTCATCGGATACTCGCATCCATTGCGATGCCACTATTCTTGGCGGCATTCCTGTTCCTCGCGCCTAACTCGCCCCTCGATCGATTTCTTCACCCCGGCTACGGCGATGATTTGGCTGTACAGGCTCGTAAGCTGGCGTGGACAGCCGGAATGCGCATGATTGACACTCACCCATTGTTCGGCGTGGGGCTCGGCAACTTCAAGCCAATGATGTCCCAGTACAGCGATCCAGGTGTCACCATCACCGAAATCGCACACAACACTTATATCGAGATTGCCGCTGAATTGGGAATCCCAGCGCTGTTGCTGTTTTTAGCTCTTGTGGCCGCAACGTTTCTGTCGCTGCAAAAAGCGAGACGCCAGGCGCTGGAACTGGAGATGGATCTGGTATATAGGGCAGCCGGAGCTATGCAGGCAGGATTACTGGGGTTTGCTGTGGCAGCGGTCGTGCTGTCCGCCGAATACCAGAAATTGTTCTGGCTTGTGCTGGGAATTTCAATGGCGCTCCCGCAGATCATCGACGCACGCCTCAGGATGGTGGCAGAAAATCAGGGCGAGTTGCCGGCACAGGATGCAGTAGGCACTGGGGTCTTACGATGATCGAACCAGCGATCGAACCGGCGACGAAACCAATCCAGCAGCCGTCTCCCCAAGCTCCCGGCCTTGGTCGAAAACTAGTCGCCAGCACGTTTACGAATTTCGCTGGCCAACTGGTATTGATGGCAGCCACTTTCCTGTGGACGCCGTACATCGTCCGCAACTTCGGTGATGCGCTATACGGTGTCTTCGTACTGTTGATGACGTACGTTGCCGTATTCACGCTGCTGGAATTAGGAATCAATTCCAGCCTTGTGAAACATCTCGCGGAGACTATCCCGCAAAAGCGTTTAGAGGACGTGAACAGTTATCTCGGGACCGCGATGGCGTTATTTTCCGGTACCGCGGTCGTCGTTGCACTGATTAGTGCAATCGGAGCGCCTTACATCGTAAGGCTCGCCCTCAATGTTCCCTCGCAATATTTCGAAGTCGCGGTGCTTGGAGTTCGAATCGCCAGCGTGGCGTTTGCGCTGCAGTTCATCTCCCAGGGCTTCGCCTCTGTGCCCATCGCTACGCATCGCTTTGACGTAATGAACGGCATCCAGGTCGGCACCGAAATTCTGCGGATGGCACTAACTGCCGCGGCGGTGTTCGCCGGGTATCGTCTTACGGCAGTCATGTTGATAACCCTGCTGACGAGTTCGCTGCGCCTGTTGGCGTTCGCCATCGCAGCAAGCAAGCTGGTTCCAGGAATCTCCCTGCGCCCCCGATTCTCCACAAAGCACTTGTCCCACATCCTGCATTTTTCGAAATACATATTTATCAGCAAAGTCAGCTCCACGGCCGTCTGGAGTGCGGACAAGCTTTTCATCGGCCACTTCCTGCCGATTCAGTTCGTCGCGTTTTACTCGATCCCATTCCAGTTGAGCCAGAGAGTATGGGCCCTTGCCGGAAATGTGACGACCGTTGTCTTTCCTGCTGCCAGCGAACTTTCAATGGAAGCGAGCAAGGCCCGCCTTCATAACCTCTATCTGCGCAGCAACAAGATGGTGACCGCAATTCTGATGGCGCCGGCTCTCCTGTTGTTTGTCTTCAGCTCCCAGATTCTGACTTACTGGATCAATCCGCTATTCGCGGAACGCGGCGCGTGGCCGCTCAGGCTGCTTGCGCTTGGATTCATGTTGAATGGACTTACCGTTGTTCCAGCCCTGGTTGCCGCTGCCGTGAACCGGCCTAACATTCAGGCTGCTTTCGCCGTAGCAAACTCCACCGCAAACATCGCGCTCTTTCTCATGCTGATTCCCAGATACGGCACCACGGGTGCCGCTGCGGCTTTCTTCATTACGCAGGCCGTGCAGTGGCCCTGGTATATGCACACGGTCAACCGCCTCATCGGAATGAACAGCAGCATCCTGCTGAAGAAAGTTTACGGACGCATAGCAATCCCTTCGATCTGCACCTTCGTTCTCGCGTTCGCGCTCAGATCGATGGTACATTCCCTGCTTTCACTCTTAGTCTGCCTTACCGCAATTGTCCTTGCGAATCTCGTCCTCCTTTTCTTCTTTGCCCTGGATGGCGACGAACGAGGCACATGTTTTCAGGTCGCGAACTCATGGATACCGTGCCGCGCGCGCGAGTTATTTTCAACCGGCGGAGGAGCCTAGGTGCCGCGTATCTCGTTCACAGCTATTATCCCCACCAAGAATCGCGCGCACGATTTGACTCTTGCGGTCCGCAGTCTGCTGCAGCAGTCTGTTCTTCCCGCCGAGGTGCTCATCGTTGACCAGAGCCCCGACGACCAAAGTCGAATCTGTGTCGAGCAGGAGTTTGCCTCTGCGCTCGCGCAAGTTGACAACGTAAAGCTCACTTATATTCACGACATCGAAATCACGGGTGGAGCGACAGCGCGCAACAGGGCGATGCAGGTCGCGAGCGGAGATATCTGGCTTTTCCTTGACGATGACGTGGTACTCGAACCCGACTTCATCGAGCAATTGATGAACGCCTATGCGCGCTATCCAGAAGCCACAGGCGTCTCCGGCGTAGTCACGAATTATCCCAAACCGCCGTTGTTTTTCCGCGTCTGGAACACGCTTTTCGTGCGTGGACCATTTCACGACGATCGCCAACCTATCTACTGGCACGCGGAACAACTGCGTCACAGCGACCCCATCCCTGTAACCCGATTCGGCGGCGGATTGATGAGTTTTCGGGCAGAAACAATCCGGAACTGTATCTTCGATCCCAACCTGACGGGCGTCTCAGATGGCGAGGATGTGCAGTTCTGTAGCCGTCTTCCCGAGGGGTCTGTGCTCCTGATAGCACCCCGAGCTCGTCTCGTTCATAATTGCAGCCCCATTGGCCGGGACCGGGATCACTGGCTACGAAGAGAGGCCCGCTCAACGCATTATCTGTTCTGGAGCGTGTGGGACCACGGCATCTATAACCGTATCTGCCTTGCGTGGCTGACCGTTGGCTATGTATCTCTAAGCTTTATCGGGGCGCTTCGGAGGGGTTCCCTGGAGCCGTGGCGTGCATTCCGGGCGGGTGTGAAGGACGCAAAATCGGTCTTCATGCGGGAGATGCAGTAGGTTCTCGATAGTTCACGATTGTGATGGCAATTGCTTCGTGCTTACGGCTGCATCCATTGCGTGTTCGCCTGCTTGACCGGCGTCAAAAAGTCACCATAGCAGAACTGCGAAGTTTTCACGCCAACGTTCTTCCAAACCACAGAGCCGTCGCCAGCAAACGCGCCTTCTCTCGGAGGCCAGGGCGGCTGTGAATCCCCGGAGACACCGGGTCTGACCACTTCGTACGTATACCGCGTCCCCGCAACATCTACCTGGATTCTCGATCCTCCTCTTGGTGTAGAGTCCGGGACTGAATAAGCGTGGTTCGGCTGCCAGCCTGGGATAGATTCTTCGGCGTATGTCACGACTCCTAAGCTAGTCCTGTGAGATCCCTGGCAGGCCTCCACTCCGTCGTATGCGTTGTCATGCAGAGAAACGACACCCCAGTTCCCTTCCACCCAGTTGTCGTGGAACTCCCACCAGCGAATACCGATAATCGTTCGCGTGTCATAGACCGTGTTCCTGGTATTGACGAACACGTTCATGGAATCTGCGTAGAACCTGCCGCGCTCCTCCTGCGTGTTACAGGGATTACAATGCGTGTCCGCAGCGTTCGCATACCTCCACATCGCCGAATCGGCGGTGGACTTGGCACCGTGCCAAAGAATGATGGGCTTGTCGCCTGCATGTGTGGCTACGTAATTGAGCTCGGACTGAAGTCGGCGGTAATCGGGCTGCCATGTGAGCACATCGACGTACGTTGCGGCCGCCTGTAAAACATTGCTGTTCCCGACGCCACCCCAGGTTCCCAGCACTCCGGGTCCGAAATACAAACTGTGCGGTGAGTAATGCTTGATTCGCTCGCGGGTCACCGAAAAGTATTGTGTTGCAAGCTCTCTGAGGAACGCGTTCATATCGTTATTGAACGCGACGTTTGAGCCAAGATGAACTTTGTCGGTCGGAATCCACGCATGTCGACCGTCCTCGTCCATCAGCCCTGCGCCATAACCCCAACCATCGCGGACGTAATCAATGGTGATCGCGGCACCGCTCACGGGCGCTCGGTTGAAGGTGATTGTGAGCACACCCTTCGCATAGTCAATGTCTCCAGCCGATACTGTCACTTCGGCCCCGGCCCTCAGACCAGTAAATCCGCCGTGGCCTGTCGCAGCAGCTGTGCACAACCATCTCGGACAATCGCCCCCGACTTTGATGCCAGACACTTTCATCGCCACGCTGAGCGGCGAGATATTCCTATTGGATAATGTCTTTGTAAATGTGGCAGTCGAGCCGTCTCCAACGCCGAGCGGTTCAGCGATGGTTTGCATTCCCGTGGAGTCCCACTGGGCGTAGTTACTGCCCCATGCAGAGTTTAGGGCCGCAAGACTTGGATAGCGTTTTTGAAGGAAAGCCTTCAATTGGGTCTTAGTGGCGACTTCCTGATTCGCATACACCTGGGGCGTTCTTACCATCGCTCGTCCCGGATTTGCATTCTGCACAGGTGAGGACACGAGCGTCATCAATGCCTGGTGCCGCTGGTTGTGGCCCGGAGGATTTGTCGCCATCTCCGGTCCCGCACCACACAAACCGAAGAGCGCATCGCATTCGTCGGACACCCATCCGACTACCCAAGGCGAGTTCTGCGCCGGTTTTAAGCTGGCATCATTCCGCAATGCGCCGTCGAGCCATGCGTAGAAGTTGGGATCCCAGATGTCGGGGAAAGTCGAGTTATGACCTTTACCGTAATACGCAACGTTAACGCCGGACTGCACGTCCTTGACCGCGCCCGCTGCATAACCGCCAGAGTTGTAAAGCGAATACATCGAAGGCTGAACCATGACGACCATTGGCACAGGATAAGGCTGCTTGCCACCAGCTTTCTCCCATCCACCTGGGCAACTCGGAGGCCAGCCACAGGTCGTTATGGGCAGTACCCACTTGACGGAGAATTCCGCGACGGAGTTAAAGCCCCACGACTTCAGTCGCCGCACCGTCTCCGGTCCCCATATCGTGTTGCTGTTGCCGTATTTCGCCCTAACAACGGCGTCGTACGTGGTGCCCAGGTCGGTCTTGTGCGAGTCTGGCGTCACGTTATACATGGCGATCATCCACCACACGTGACCTTCCGGGGTGCAAAACCACCAGCGATCTTGAAGCTTTTGTGTGTGAAACCACCCTGTCGCAGTACAAGGTTTCGACTTCAGTCCGCCAAATTGGTCGAGCCTCTGGGACATCGCAAGCGAGGGCGTCAGGCAGATCACCAGGCAGAAGAGGGCGGATGTCCACTTGTTCATGATGTTCGTTGAATCCTACAACGGAGCGCAGGTCCTCAACGCAAAAAAAGCGGCCATTATCAGTGGCCGCTTGCTGAGTCCAAATCGAGACGACTACTGCAATTGCCTCCACAGAGCGTTAGCTTTCTTCACCTGCGTGAGCATATCGCCATAGCAGGTTGAGGAAGTCTTCAGCCCTACGTTCTTCCACGTAACCGTGCCATCCGTGACTGTGGCTCCTTCGACCGTGGGCCATGCCGGCTGAACGGTGCCGGATGTTCCCGAGACAGATGCCTGATATAGATAACGCTTCCCGTCGCTTACTACAGCCTGAATGCGATTTCCTTTTACACCTGACGAAGGAACACCGGAGGCAACCTTGTATATCGTCGCCGCTTGCCAGCTCGGGACGTTCTCTTCCGCGAAGGTTTTATATCCGAACGCATCTGTTGTGGAAACGCTGCAGTTCTCCACGCCATCGTAGGCATTATCTTGCAGCGAGACGAGTCCCCAGTTCCCTTCCAGCCAGTTGTCATGGAATTCCCACCAGCGAATGCCTATGACCGTGCGCGAATCGAACGACGTATTCTTCGTGGCCAGGAACGTGGACATGGAATCGAAGTAGAACTTGCCACGCTCCTCCTGCGTGTTGCAGGGATTGCATTCGGTATCGGTTGGGTTCGTGTAGCGCCACAACGCGGAGTCGGCGGTGGACTTCGCGCCATGCCAGAGAATCACCGGTTTATCGCCAAGATGGGTGGCAACGTACTCGACCTCTGCCGACAACCGCGCGTAGTCTGGCTGCCATGTAAGCACGTCAACATAGGATGCCGCAGCCTCAAGGACATTCTTATTGGCCACGCCGCCCCACGTTCCCATTACGCCGGGGCCAAGGTAAAGGTTATTTGGCGCGTAGTGCTTGATGCGCTCGCTCGTGACCGAGAAGTAAGTATCTGCCAAGGCCTTGAGAAACGCGTCCATATCCGCGTTGAAGGACGTATTCGTACCGAGGTAAACCTTGTCAGTGGGGATCCACGAGTGGCGGCCATCCTCATCCATAAGACCGCTGCCATAGCCCCATCCGTCGCGAACGTAATCAACGGAGATAATTTCGCCGTTAGCAGGTGCAGTCGCAAAGCTCACGGTGATTGCGCCATTGGAATAGTTGATATCTCCGCCGGCAATAGCATTTGGCTGGGTTGAAGTTGGACCGGTAAACAGTCCGTGTCCGGTCGTCGCCGCACCACATAACCACTTCGGACAATCGCCGCCTACCTTTGTTCCCGACACTCTTACCCCGACACTTAGCGCAGCAATATTGATGTTTGCTAATGTCTTGGTGAAGGTTTTCGTGACTCCGTCACCTTTGCCGAGAATCTCGCCGTTCACTTGCGTTCCCGTTGAATCCCATTGGGAGTAGTTGCTGCTCCATGCATTGTTCAAGGCAGCGATGCTGGAATAACGACCTTGCAGGAACAGCTTGAGTTGGGTTTTGCTAAAGACGTCCTGCTCGGCGTAAACCTGTGGAGACGACACCATTGCCCGTCCCGGATTGGCGTTCTGCACGGGCGAGGTCACCAACGTCATGAGCCCCTGGTGCCTCTGATTGTGACCTTGCGGGATGGTGGCCATGTCCGGCCCGGCCCCACAAAGACCAAACAGTGAATCGCACTCGTCGGAAATCCAACCAACCACCCACGGTGAATTCTGCGCCGCCTTGATGCTCGAATTGTTCTGCAGTTCCCCATCCAGCCATGCGTAGTAATTCGTGTCCCAAATGTCGGGAAATGTGGAATTCCAACCCGCGCCGTAATAGCTCGGCGTTATGCCGGACTGAATGTCCTTCACCGGACCAGGAGCATAGTTTCTGGAGTTGAATAGAGAGTACATAGATGGCTGAACCATCGTCAGCATCGGAACCGGAGCAGGCTGTTTGCCTCCATTCTCACCCCATCCGCCTGGGCAACTCGGCGCCCAACCGCACGTCTGGATCGGAGTCACCCAACTAACCGAAAACTCCGCCACCGAATTGAAGCCCCACGACTTCAGACGCCGGACTGTCTGCGGACCCCAGATCGTGTCCTTGTTGCCATACTTCGCGGTGACGACAGCATCGTAAGACGTCCCTAGATCCGTTGTATGCGAGTCTCCAGCCACGTGGTACATCGCAACCATCCACCAGATGTGCCCTTCCGGAGTGCAGAACCACCACTTTCCATTGATCTGCTCTGTGTGGAAGAATCCCGTCGCGTTGCAACTACTGGACATTAAGCCACCGTACTGATCCAGCATGTCGCTGGAGATTAAGATGGAGAGAGTTTTCGACGCCGTCTGGCTGTTTGCATCTGCAACCTGAACAGTGAACGTAGATGTGCCGCCTATGGTTGGCGTACCGCTCAGACTGCCCGATGTGGCTGCCAAAGTTACCGATCCCGGCAGGCTTCCGCTTACCACTTTCCATGTGTACGGCTCGGTTCCGCCCATTGCAGCGAGCGAAGCTGCATAGGGTTGCCCCAAGGTGCCGCTCGATACCGAGTTCGTTGTGATCGCCAGCGACTGCAAGGTCGTCGTCGATACTTGAATTGCAAAATTCGCTGTAGTTTTCTGCGATACCGAGTCTGTCAGTTGAGCCGTAAACGAATAGCTCCCCGCAACAGTCGGCGTGCCCTTGATCGCCCCATCCGGACCAAGGCTCAATCCTGCGGGCAAACTACCTGCAGCCAGGCTCCAGGCATAGGGAAGCTGGCCGCCTGTGCCAGACAGCGTCGCAGAATACGCTGTGCCGATTTTCGCGTCGGGGAAACTCACCGTCTCTATCGCCAGGGGTGCAACCGACTGCGTTACCGCTAGCGAGTAAGTTGCCGATGTGCTCTGTGCGGGAGACGTCGTGTCCGTCGCCATCACAACGAATGAGGAGCTACCCGCAGCCGTAGGTGTGCCGGAAATCGTTCCATTTGAGCCCAGGGAGAGACCAGCCGGAAGCGTTCCG contains these protein-coding regions:
- a CDS encoding alkaline phosphatase family protein → MKDGRQIQVFVLIDALGWTYLKDRDFLQDVLPYRTPLRTVLGFSSGAIPTILTGVPPAENGHWNLFYYDPNGSPFWWLKYFSFLPDAILDHRVPRKILKELGRRVLGLGKSFEVCVNPHLLRWFNWVEKKNIYAQGGITGAPSIFDQLAAKDIPHRIYSYHDLRDEQIFQTAKRDLVTGAADFYFVYLCEMDEFLHHHCEHPDQLEERLAWYDAQLRELFAVARSLDPDATLAVFSDHGMTPVREHYDLIRDINALGLQMPKDYLAVYDSTMARFWFFNDRAREAVTGLLDKTACGRIVSDREQQQLGIFFPDRRFGESIFLMNPGMMLAHSDFNGPRWMPTGMHGYHPDDAYSDASFLSNRQPSFPMSTIADIYPLMRTALEE
- a CDS encoding glycosyltransferase family 4 protein, yielding MSQRISVLQYTNTIVRGGVEEHILVLLRGLNRDMFKLSFACPPELASQMRADVPRDVDFIEIPIFRFWRLGEARQFATLLRSRGVQLLHSHMFQSSRMASPIASFAGVPAIIETPHVRESWRNRWPRSSYLPDRMLARCVDRFIAISYANAKYLVAEKGLPGDKIRVVQNSCDLKRFSAPLAANPQLRHSVGASESDPLVLVVARLEPQKGHRVLLESLPQVVREWPSLKVVCIGDGILRQELLQRADALGVTKNISFLGFQANVPEWLATADFCVLPSFYEGLPLVALECLAAGRAMLATAVDGTPEVIQHEVTGLLVPPGDSAALARQMLRLIADPELRKRLGATGRQFVFRQFREERQIKETEQVYYELCKAKLPQSLCPAPPAEFSEPSRDEATSIA
- a CDS encoding glycosyltransferase family 2 protein translates to MSVIILNYKRLDALAQCLDTAVAQDYPNYEIIVVDNHSEEDVRSLVEAKGRNIRLVELPQNLGTCGGRNAGINVARGEIIVTIDNDVNFITPHELTNIVRVFADHPEFHVLTFRICDMQGRLRLREWCHPRYWKDFSEKEFETTFLPEGASAYRREVFERAGLYFQPFFIGHEGGDLALRIMDHGLRILYAPSVRVGHLASEETRSSSRTIHLYTRNYIWLAYKDYPLLSALRFVLPKLAMMLYHAFRASHLPEYFRGIWDGLTGLADIHGDRTPISKATLRYVNGLEKTRPSLRVRLERHRAQPQI
- a CDS encoding O-antigen ligase family protein — protein: MLLFYLLILLMAVVRHPWLSPLLGEDTMFKYLGAVCAVYAGIYVFRRRTVPPIFRTWQMRIFLVLYACALDSYFTLGLTHYPALSYSSMAVLLLVTMTIVDTESRLRGTLIAVVASLAFASLYVIREWQVYHTMYEGMRAAGITGDSNYFSASALVSIAVAYYLTSRQESKFVRLFAFGSLIIIMVAIMLAASRGGLIGLAVAAALIAVRSRHRILASIAMPLFLAAFLFLAPNSPLDRFLHPGYGDDLAVQARKLAWTAGMRMIDTHPLFGVGLGNFKPMMSQYSDPGVTITEIAHNTYIEIAAELGIPALLLFLALVAATFLSLQKARRQALELEMDLVYRAAGAMQAGLLGFAVAAVVLSAEYQKLFWLVLGISMALPQIIDARLRMVAENQGELPAQDAVGTGVLR
- a CDS encoding oligosaccharide flippase family protein, with translation MIEPAIEPATKPIQQPSPQAPGLGRKLVASTFTNFAGQLVLMAATFLWTPYIVRNFGDALYGVFVLLMTYVAVFTLLELGINSSLVKHLAETIPQKRLEDVNSYLGTAMALFSGTAVVVALISAIGAPYIVRLALNVPSQYFEVAVLGVRIASVAFALQFISQGFASVPIATHRFDVMNGIQVGTEILRMALTAAAVFAGYRLTAVMLITLLTSSLRLLAFAIAASKLVPGISLRPRFSTKHLSHILHFSKYIFISKVSSTAVWSADKLFIGHFLPIQFVAFYSIPFQLSQRVWALAGNVTTVVFPAASELSMEASKARLHNLYLRSNKMVTAILMAPALLLFVFSSQILTYWINPLFAERGAWPLRLLALGFMLNGLTVVPALVAAAVNRPNIQAAFAVANSTANIALFLMLIPRYGTTGAAAAFFITQAVQWPWYMHTVNRLIGMNSSILLKKVYGRIAIPSICTFVLAFALRSMVHSLLSLLVCLTAIVLANLVLLFFFALDGDERGTCFQVANSWIPCRARELFSTGGGA